In Deltaproteobacteria bacterium, the sequence CAAAGTTCTTAAACTTTCTCGCCAACGCCATCAGTTGCGTGTAGAGCTCTTTAATTCGAGGATTCTTGACCCGGTAGATACCGTTGACTTGCTTCACCAGGAGTTCGGAGTCGGCATGAAGCTTCACCTCACTCACACCAATTTTAAGAGCGTCTTCAAGGGCGAGAATAACAGCTACATATTCAGCTTCATTGTTCGTCGCTTTGCCTAAAAAGGCCCCACCACGTCGAAAGATCGGACCATTAGGCTCGCTAAAAATCCATCCGGCGGAGCTTGGTCCCGGATTACCACGACATGCACCATCGGTATGTAAAAAAACAAGACCGCTCGGCACTGCGCGCTTTTGAGGAGCGGGCTGATTTTTTTCGGGAGATGGAGATGGCGGGGAAGATGCACCAAGAATACTCGAAAGAGTAGCCTTATCCA encodes:
- a CDS encoding ribonuclease HI family protein; the protein is MSQAQPGRQELIDFLAGSKVVQAAVQDAFPAVDKATLSSILGASSPPSPSPEKNQPAPQKRAVPSGLVFLHTDGACRGNPGPSSAGWIFSEPNGPIFRRGGAFLGKATNNEAEYVAVILALEDALKIGVSEVKLHADSELLVKQVNGIYRVKNPRIKELYTQLMALARKFKNFEAKHVRREFNQEADAEANRALDEAK